One genomic segment of Erythrolamprus reginae isolate rEryReg1 chromosome 2, rEryReg1.hap1, whole genome shotgun sequence includes these proteins:
- the CYB561D2 gene encoding transmembrane reductase CYB561D2 isoform X2, producing MSLAFSFLMTEALLTFSPESSLLRSFSRKAKVRFHWALQLLALSCALLGLAIIIYNKYLNGKEHFVTWHGQTGLLTVVYASLQCMGGLVLLYPKLMKNWTLSKLKLYHATSGLIGYLLGCASLMLGMCSLWFSTTVTGISWYLIVLCPILTSLVIMNQVTNAYLYRKRIQP from the exons ATGTCTCTTGCG TTTTCCTTCCTGATGACAGAGGCCCTGCTGACTTTCTCTCCAGAGAGCTCCCTCCTCCGATCCTTCTCCCGCAAGGCCAAGGTCCGCTTCCACTGGGCTTTGCAGCTGCTTGCTCTTAGCTGTGCATTGCTGGGATTGGCTATTATCATCTATAACAAGTACCTCAATGGGAAAGAGCACTTTGTCACCTGGCACGGACAGACTGGTTTGCTGACAGTGGTATATGCTAGCCTGCAGTGCATGGGTGGGCTGGTCCTGCTCTATCCCAAGCTGATGAAGAACTGGACCCTGAGCAAACTGAAACTGTACCATGCCACCTCAGGGCTGATTGGGTATCTTCTTGGTTGTGCCAGCTTGATGCTGGGCATGTGTTCCCTGTGGTTTTCCACAACTGTGACTGGAATCTCCTGGTATCTAATTGTGTTGTGCCCTATTCTCACCAGTTTGGTTATCATGAACCAAGTGACCAATGCCTATCTCTACCGTAAAAGGATCCAGCCTTAA
- the CYB561D2 gene encoding transmembrane reductase CYB561D2 isoform X1: MALTVETESQIYHSLRTVFGAVTHLVSLGFTIVMVIVTRPGSSLFSWHPFLMSLAFSFLMTEALLTFSPESSLLRSFSRKAKVRFHWALQLLALSCALLGLAIIIYNKYLNGKEHFVTWHGQTGLLTVVYASLQCMGGLVLLYPKLMKNWTLSKLKLYHATSGLIGYLLGCASLMLGMCSLWFSTTVTGISWYLIVLCPILTSLVIMNQVTNAYLYRKRIQP; the protein is encoded by the exons ATGGCTCTGACAGTTGAAACGGAATCTCAGATTTACCACTCTCTCAGGACTGTCTTTGGTGCAGTTACACACCTGGTTTCTCTTGGATTCACCATTGTCATGGTGATAGTCACCAGACCTGGATCAA GTTTGTTCTCCTGGCATCCTTTCTTAATGTCTCTTGCG TTTTCCTTCCTGATGACAGAGGCCCTGCTGACTTTCTCTCCAGAGAGCTCCCTCCTCCGATCCTTCTCCCGCAAGGCCAAGGTCCGCTTCCACTGGGCTTTGCAGCTGCTTGCTCTTAGCTGTGCATTGCTGGGATTGGCTATTATCATCTATAACAAGTACCTCAATGGGAAAGAGCACTTTGTCACCTGGCACGGACAGACTGGTTTGCTGACAGTGGTATATGCTAGCCTGCAGTGCATGGGTGGGCTGGTCCTGCTCTATCCCAAGCTGATGAAGAACTGGACCCTGAGCAAACTGAAACTGTACCATGCCACCTCAGGGCTGATTGGGTATCTTCTTGGTTGTGCCAGCTTGATGCTGGGCATGTGTTCCCTGTGGTTTTCCACAACTGTGACTGGAATCTCCTGGTATCTAATTGTGTTGTGCCCTATTCTCACCAGTTTGGTTATCATGAACCAAGTGACCAATGCCTATCTCTACCGTAAAAGGATCCAGCCTTAA